A portion of the Candidatus Binatota bacterium genome contains these proteins:
- a CDS encoding AarF/ABC1/UbiB kinase family protein: MTGAPLPLLTRTRRFLGVASMVLAIYCRYKSRQVLGLLTGRRHHHDWYDGCHHASALRLRNTALAMEGLLIKACQFAGSRADVLPPAWIEILSELHDRVPPRPFTEMKPWLEQQLGKTLEQAYSSFDTQPIAAASLAQVYRATLHDGTPVAVKVQYPGIDRVIATDIANFGFFVRLLARIERSFDLRVLLSEIATYVPLELDFVNEAANARKFRDNFADDPGVEFPEPIEELTCRTVLTMHFMEGVKPTDLAALKRLGIDPHEVAERLVRCYLVQILKHGFFHADPHPGNLLVRPGPVLVLLDLGLAREFTPEKRKSAARLAAAVVADDPARVASAFRELGFETRDQDDEVFATIAELMLGQALASGRAYADPAMVERINDELWHALRGNPIVKAGSDLLLVLRVMGLLSGLGKQLDSQVDPVKAMVPFLVGLE, from the coding sequence TTGACCGGCGCGCCCCTGCCACTTCTCACCCGCACGCGCAGGTTCCTGGGCGTCGCCAGCATGGTGCTGGCCATCTACTGTCGCTACAAGAGCCGGCAGGTGCTGGGCCTGCTGACCGGCCGACGCCACCACCACGACTGGTACGACGGCTGTCACCACGCGAGCGCGTTGCGCCTGCGCAACACCGCGCTGGCGATGGAAGGCCTGCTGATCAAGGCCTGCCAGTTTGCCGGCAGCCGCGCCGACGTGCTGCCACCGGCCTGGATAGAAATACTGTCCGAGCTTCACGACCGCGTACCGCCCAGGCCCTTCACCGAAATGAAACCCTGGCTGGAGCAGCAGCTCGGCAAGACGCTCGAGCAGGCCTACTCCAGCTTCGACACGCAGCCCATTGCCGCCGCGTCGCTGGCACAGGTGTACCGCGCCACCCTGCATGACGGCACCCCGGTGGCCGTCAAGGTACAGTACCCCGGCATAGACCGGGTGATCGCCACAGACATAGCCAATTTCGGGTTCTTCGTGCGCTTGCTGGCGCGAATAGAGCGCAGCTTTGACCTGCGCGTGCTGCTCTCGGAAATCGCCACCTACGTGCCGCTCGAACTCGACTTCGTCAACGAAGCGGCCAACGCACGAAAGTTTCGTGACAACTTTGCCGACGACCCCGGCGTGGAGTTTCCCGAACCCATCGAGGAGCTCACCTGCCGAACGGTGCTGACCATGCACTTCATGGAAGGGGTCAAGCCCACCGACCTGGCGGCGCTGAAACGGCTGGGCATAGACCCACACGAAGTAGCCGAGCGACTGGTGCGCTGCTACCTCGTGCAGATACTCAAGCACGGGTTTTTTCACGCCGACCCTCACCCGGGCAACCTCCTGGTGAGACCCGGCCCGGTGCTGGTGTTGCTCGACCTCGGGCTGGCGCGCGAGTTCACACCCGAAAAACGCAAGTCGGCAGCCCGCCTCGCAGCCGCCGTCGTGGCCGACGACCCCGCGCGCGTGGCCAGCGCTTTTCGCGAGCTGGGCTTTGAGACCCGCGACCAGGACGACGAGGTCTTCGCCACAATAGCCGAACTTATGCTGGGGCAGGCTCTCGCGAGCGGCCGCGCCTACGCCGACCCGGCAATGGTGGAGCGCATCAACGACGAGCTGTGGCACGCCCTGAGGGGCAATCCCATAGTAAAGGCAGGTTCCGACCTGCTGCTGGTGCTGCGCGTGATGGGTCTGCTCAGCGGCCTGGGCAAACAGCTCGACTCACAGGTAGACCCGGTAAAGGCCATGGTGCCCTTCCTGGTCGGCCTGGAGTGA
- a CDS encoding CcmD family protein has protein sequence MNNLQFLGAAFLVVWTLVLLYAWRVGLRCRELEQRIAELERSLPDSN, from the coding sequence ATGAACAACCTGCAATTTCTCGGCGCGGCCTTCCTGGTCGTTTGGACACTGGTACTGCTTTACGCCTGGAGAGTCGGCTTGCGTTGCCGCGAACTGGAACAACGGATAGCCGAGCTCGAGCGTTCCCTGCCGGACAGTAATTGA
- a CDS encoding cytochrome C assembly protein, with amino-acid sequence MRVLPLPVALGMLASLCAVFWWVPTERVQGAVQRIFYFHVPSAWCCFLAFGLASVTSAAYLWKRHRDWDNAARAAVETGMLFATAVLITGPIWARPIWGVWWTWDSRLTTMLVLWLIFAAYLLLRAFSGERDGGSSGARFAAVLAIVGTLDIPLIMLSTRLWRTVHPAVLKTSEGGSGLSDPRMITTLILCTLTFMIMFAWLWALGARSLRLDDQVALLEERGDRLAMATGSNTSTGEATV; translated from the coding sequence ATGCGCGTGCTTCCCCTGCCGGTGGCGCTGGGTATGCTGGCTTCGCTGTGTGCCGTGTTCTGGTGGGTGCCCACCGAGCGCGTGCAGGGCGCCGTGCAGCGCATATTTTATTTCCATGTCCCCTCGGCCTGGTGCTGCTTCCTGGCCTTCGGCCTGGCATCGGTGACCAGCGCAGCCTACCTGTGGAAACGCCACCGCGACTGGGACAACGCCGCCCGCGCCGCGGTTGAAACCGGCATGCTGTTTGCCACCGCCGTACTCATTACCGGGCCAATCTGGGCGCGGCCGATCTGGGGCGTGTGGTGGACCTGGGACTCACGGCTGACGACCATGCTCGTGCTGTGGTTGATCTTTGCTGCCTACCTGCTCCTGCGCGCGTTCTCGGGCGAGCGTGACGGTGGCTCCTCGGGGGCTCGCTTTGCGGCGGTACTCGCCATAGTGGGCACGCTGGACATCCCACTGATCATGCTCTCCACGCGCCTGTGGCGTACCGTCCACCCGGCCGTGCTCAAGACCAGCGAAGGCGGCTCCGGGCTTTCCGACCCGCGCATGATCACCACGCTGATACTGTGCACGCTTACCTTTATGATCATGTTCGCGTGGCTGTGGGCGCTGGGTGCGCGTTCGCTGCGACTTGACGACCAGGTGGCGCTGCTCGAAGAACGTGGTGACCGCCTGGCCATGGCCACGGGCAGCAATACAAGCACGGGAGAGGCAACCGTATGA
- the ccmA gene encoding heme ABC exporter ATP-binding protein CcmA, whose product MTAASRQPETRALPEAAVTCRGLTRSFGRVGVLRGLDLELERGASMALLGANGSGKTTLLRLLAGLLRADGGSSTVLGHPLPSTAVLRRKLGYLGHESWLYGDLSARENLEFYCRLYGVSDDGSVDSLLERVGMTRAASRRVRSFSRGMVQRLSLARTLLHDPELLLLDEPFTGLDRDGVELLENLVAEQRTAGTSILMVTHDLTRVSLLADQAVLLGRGRVAWQGQGNDLAPERLEQAWRDTTSSQGGRAATDGGTQTC is encoded by the coding sequence CTGACCGCCGCAAGCAGGCAACCGGAGACGCGGGCCTTGCCTGAAGCCGCCGTTACCTGCCGCGGACTCACGCGCAGCTTCGGCCGCGTTGGCGTACTGCGCGGTCTTGACCTGGAGCTCGAGCGCGGGGCGAGCATGGCCCTGCTGGGTGCAAATGGATCGGGTAAAACAACCCTGCTGCGACTCCTGGCGGGACTGTTACGCGCCGACGGTGGTAGCTCCACGGTGCTCGGGCACCCACTGCCCTCAACGGCCGTCCTGCGCCGGAAGCTGGGCTACCTCGGTCATGAGAGCTGGCTGTACGGTGACCTGAGCGCCCGTGAAAACCTGGAGTTCTACTGCCGACTCTATGGCGTCAGCGATGATGGCTCGGTTGACTCGCTACTCGAACGGGTGGGCATGACACGAGCAGCATCGAGGCGCGTGCGTAGTTTTTCGCGTGGCATGGTGCAGCGCCTTTCGCTCGCGCGCACCCTGCTGCACGACCCCGAACTGCTTCTTCTCGACGAACCGTTTACCGGCCTGGACCGAGACGGCGTCGAGTTACTCGAAAACCTGGTGGCCGAGCAACGGACGGCCGGCACGAGCATACTTATGGTCACCCACGATCTCACGCGCGTGTCACTGCTGGCCGACCAGGCCGTGTTGCTCGGGCGCGGACGCGTGGCCTGGCAGGGACAAGGGAACGACCTGGCGCCGGAACGACTTGAACAGGCATGGCGTGACACGACCAGTAGCCAAGGTGGCCGCGCTGCCACCGACGGGGGAACGCAAACGTGCTGA
- a CDS encoding prenyltransferase, giving the protein MLSVMATNSLVSNWLQVLQTQNLEEGRRVDLLSRWLLIVRASVFPMTLFSACVGGLLAAHGGNADWGLFALATFGLLVAHAANNMINDYFDTDSGVDTEGYVRTQYAPHPIFSGLVSKRGLIAAIALANIVDLLILIYFVELRGPMVAWFAMGGLFISVFYVAPPLRLKHHGLGEPGVFIVWGPLMVGGTCYVATGAAPADVLLASLPYALLVTSVLFGKHIDKIEADSAKGIRTLPVILGPTRALRWAKAMMVVFYPATGALVLAGLLTPWALLVLAGLPMLRETLATLSEPPPDEAPEGFPLWPLWYVAWAFRHTRRAGGLFVLALALDLLVPLSLPF; this is encoded by the coding sequence ATGCTGTCCGTCATGGCAACAAATTCATTGGTTTCGAACTGGCTCCAGGTACTGCAGACCCAGAATCTCGAAGAAGGCCGCCGCGTGGACCTGTTGTCGCGCTGGTTGCTCATCGTGCGCGCAAGCGTTTTTCCGATGACCTTGTTCTCGGCCTGCGTGGGGGGCTTGCTTGCCGCCCACGGAGGCAACGCCGACTGGGGCCTGTTTGCGCTCGCGACTTTCGGTCTACTCGTGGCCCACGCGGCCAACAACATGATCAACGACTACTTCGACACCGACTCGGGAGTAGACACCGAGGGTTACGTTCGCACGCAGTACGCGCCGCACCCGATCTTCTCTGGCCTCGTATCCAAGCGCGGGTTGATCGCCGCCATAGCGCTGGCCAACATCGTTGACCTGCTCATACTGATTTACTTCGTCGAGCTTCGTGGGCCGATGGTGGCGTGGTTTGCGATGGGCGGGTTGTTCATCAGCGTGTTCTACGTCGCGCCGCCGCTGCGGCTTAAACACCACGGGTTGGGCGAGCCCGGCGTATTCATCGTCTGGGGCCCGCTCATGGTGGGTGGTACCTGCTACGTTGCTACGGGCGCGGCGCCCGCCGATGTCCTGCTGGCCAGCCTGCCCTACGCGCTGCTGGTGACCTCGGTTCTGTTCGGCAAGCATATAGACAAGATAGAGGCCGACTCGGCCAAGGGTATACGCACGCTGCCGGTCATTCTCGGCCCGACCCGGGCGCTGCGATGGGCTAAGGCCATGATGGTGGTGTTTTACCCGGCCACGGGTGCCTTGGTGCTGGCCGGGCTGCTGACGCCATGGGCGCTGCTGGTGTTGGCCGGCCTGCCCATGCTGCGCGAAACCCTGGCGACCTTGAGCGAGCCTCCGCCGGACGAGGCCCCCGAGGGATTTCCGCTGTGGCCCTTGTGGTACGTGGCCTGGGCGTTTCGTCACACCCGACGTGCGGGTGGGCTGTTCGTGCTGGCGCTGGCTCTTGACCTGTTAGTCCCGCTTTCGCTGCCCTTCTGA
- a CDS encoding thiolase family protein — MREAVIVSSMRTGMAKSYRGSFNVTRPDELCSHALVSALDAVPNVDKSEIEDVVIGCGFPEGPQGMNVARVATLGAGLPDTVAATTVNRFCSSGLQAVAMAAHQVIAEGAEVSIGGGVESITLGQGQANQNGIFSEKINEKWPGVYMGMGDTAEVVAERYNISREDQDAFALRSQQRYAAALESGIMAEEIAPLSATWAKKNKETGETEMVEVNVDHDECNRPTTTLEGLASLKPVFKEDGSVTAGNASQMSDGASATVLMSAERAKQLDVQPMGVFRGFAVAGCRPEEMGIGPVFAVPKLLSRHGLKIEDIDIVELNEAFASQALYCMRELGITDEQINPNGGSIAIGHPYGMTGSRMVGHLLRELKRQGKRYGIVTMCIGGGQGMAGLFEAC, encoded by the coding sequence ATGAGAGAAGCCGTAATTGTTTCGAGCATGCGCACCGGCATGGCCAAGTCCTACCGTGGCAGTTTTAACGTCACCCGTCCCGATGAGCTTTGCAGCCACGCCCTGGTTTCGGCGCTAGACGCCGTACCCAACGTGGATAAATCCGAGATCGAGGATGTGGTAATAGGTTGCGGTTTTCCCGAGGGGCCGCAGGGAATGAACGTCGCGCGCGTGGCGACCCTGGGAGCTGGTCTACCCGATACGGTGGCCGCCACCACGGTCAACCGCTTCTGTTCTTCGGGCCTGCAGGCCGTGGCGATGGCCGCGCACCAGGTAATTGCCGAGGGCGCCGAGGTGTCCATAGGCGGCGGCGTGGAGAGCATCACCCTGGGCCAGGGACAGGCCAACCAGAACGGTATTTTCAGCGAGAAGATCAATGAAAAATGGCCCGGTGTTTACATGGGCATGGGCGACACGGCCGAGGTAGTGGCTGAGCGCTACAACATCTCGCGCGAAGACCAGGACGCTTTCGCGCTGCGCAGCCAGCAGCGCTACGCGGCGGCGCTTGAGTCGGGCATCATGGCCGAAGAGATCGCTCCCTTGTCGGCCACCTGGGCAAAGAAAAACAAGGAGACCGGCGAGACAGAGATGGTGGAGGTCAACGTTGATCACGACGAGTGTAACCGTCCGACCACCACGCTCGAGGGACTGGCGTCTCTCAAGCCGGTGTTCAAGGAAGACGGCAGCGTGACAGCCGGCAATGCCAGCCAGATGAGCGATGGTGCTTCTGCCACCGTGCTGATGTCTGCCGAGCGAGCCAAGCAACTCGACGTACAGCCGATGGGCGTGTTCCGCGGTTTCGCGGTGGCCGGTTGCCGGCCCGAAGAGATGGGCATAGGCCCGGTCTTCGCGGTGCCCAAGCTCTTGTCGCGACACGGATTGAAGATAGAAGACATCGACATCGTGGAGCTCAACGAGGCGTTCGCTTCGCAGGCGCTCTACTGCATGCGCGAGCTGGGTATCACCGACGAGCAGATCAATCCCAACGGCGGCTCGATCGCCATCGGTCACCCCTACGGCATGACCGGCTCACGCATGGTCGGTCACCTGCTGCGCGAGCTCAAGAGGCAGGGCAAGCGCTACGGCATAGTCACCATGTGCATAGGCGGTGGCCAGGGAATGGCCGGCCTGTTCGAGGCCTGCTAG
- a CDS encoding methylated-DNA--[protein]-cysteine S-methyltransferase, whose translation MPRTTKTPRTPRKVRSRTENALVDRIFSSFTDTPVGRIYLGSTNTSLVRMELPGDNASIRMNVWLAMHFPQAKVSRGITPVLRRATEQLSEYFAGKRAAFDLPLMMVGTDFQVEVWKAVEKIPFGGYLSYGQISRNAGRPKAVRATGRAQGANPLPIIIPCHRVVGADGTLTGYAGGLELKSWLLGHEERFLPLLSKRDAGWRLAKGLAEYPELNSKN comes from the coding sequence ATGCCTCGCACAACAAAGACGCCCCGCACACCCCGGAAAGTCCGGTCGCGGACAGAAAATGCTCTGGTGGACAGGATCTTCAGCTCCTTCACAGACACCCCCGTGGGCAGGATCTACCTGGGGTCTACCAACACCAGCCTGGTACGGATGGAGTTGCCTGGAGACAACGCGTCCATACGAATGAACGTGTGGCTCGCGATGCACTTCCCGCAGGCCAAGGTAAGTCGTGGCATCACGCCGGTGCTCAGGCGCGCCACCGAACAGCTGTCCGAGTACTTTGCCGGCAAGCGGGCCGCCTTTGACCTGCCGCTGATGATGGTGGGTACCGACTTCCAGGTGGAAGTGTGGAAGGCCGTTGAAAAGATCCCCTTCGGCGGCTACCTGTCCTACGGCCAGATTTCGCGGAACGCGGGCCGCCCCAAGGCAGTGCGAGCTACCGGCCGCGCGCAGGGCGCGAACCCCCTGCCCATCATCATCCCCTGCCACCGTGTGGTGGGAGCCGACGGCACCCTTACCGGCTACGCCGGCGGCTTGGAATTGAAAAGCTGGCTGCTCGGCCACGAGGAACGCTTTCTTCCCCTGCTCTCGAAAAGAGACGCCGGGTGGCGACTGGCAAAGGGCCTGGCCGAATATCCCGAACTAAACTCCAAGAACTGA
- the glmU gene encoding UDP-N-acetylglucosamine diphosphorylase/glucosamine-1-phosphate N-acetyltransferase: MAKDMATDKTGKTKGRARRPLAVVVLAAGEGKRMRSDLPKVLHEVAGRAMIDHVLGSARALKPERLVVVVGDGAEAVRSRVGDDDGGDLRCVLQAEQLGTGHAVLQARSALRGFDGDVLVLCGDVPLLTTSTLRSLLKQHGRNAALATVLGMAVDDPSGYGRIIREMDGRLSVVEHRDATAAQREVFEVNSGTWCFDARFMLKALAGLGRDNAQGEYYLTDLLAMASARDSAAAWVMDDDSEGLGVNSRHDLAQAEMLMQERLIAGWMDKGVSFLDPATVTLSCDARLGRDTVVGPGARIWGNTRIGRNCVLDGNCFLNDSQVGDRVHLRWGVVATEASVGKGSLLGPYAHLRPEARLDEEVHVGNFVEIKKSRLGRGSKANHLSYIGDAQLGRDVNVGAGTITCNYDGYQKYPTIIGDRVQIGSDTQLVAPVRLGNDSYVAAGSTVSSDVEDGALVFNDKPQRVRKGWVAGFRRRMKRLKKGGAS, encoded by the coding sequence ATGGCAAAAGACATGGCGACTGACAAAACTGGAAAAACAAAAGGCCGTGCGCGGCGACCCCTCGCGGTGGTCGTACTGGCCGCTGGTGAGGGCAAGCGCATGCGCTCAGACCTGCCCAAGGTGCTGCACGAGGTGGCCGGTCGGGCGATGATCGACCACGTGCTCGGGTCGGCGCGGGCGCTTAAGCCCGAGCGCCTCGTGGTGGTGGTGGGTGATGGTGCCGAGGCCGTGCGCTCTCGCGTGGGTGACGATGACGGCGGTGATCTGCGCTGCGTGTTGCAGGCCGAGCAGCTCGGAACCGGCCACGCGGTGTTGCAGGCAAGATCGGCTCTACGCGGCTTTGATGGCGACGTGCTCGTACTGTGCGGCGACGTTCCCCTGCTGACGACATCAACCCTGCGCTCGCTGCTCAAGCAGCATGGCCGCAACGCTGCCCTGGCCACGGTGCTTGGCATGGCGGTAGACGACCCCTCTGGCTACGGGCGCATTATAAGAGAAATGGACGGCCGACTGTCGGTTGTCGAACACCGCGACGCCACAGCTGCTCAGCGCGAGGTCTTCGAGGTCAACAGTGGCACCTGGTGTTTCGATGCCCGCTTCATGCTCAAGGCCCTGGCCGGGCTTGGCAGGGACAACGCCCAGGGCGAGTATTATCTTACCGACCTGTTGGCCATGGCCTCGGCCAGGGACAGCGCCGCTGCCTGGGTGATGGACGACGACAGCGAGGGGCTGGGAGTAAACTCCCGGCATGACCTGGCGCAGGCAGAGATGCTGATGCAGGAACGACTGATAGCCGGCTGGATGGACAAGGGCGTGAGCTTTCTCGATCCGGCTACGGTGACTCTTTCCTGCGACGCGCGCCTGGGCCGCGACACCGTGGTGGGGCCCGGCGCTCGCATCTGGGGCAACACGCGTATCGGCCGCAACTGCGTGCTCGATGGCAACTGTTTTCTCAATGACAGCCAGGTCGGCGACCGTGTGCACCTGCGCTGGGGCGTAGTGGCCACCGAGGCCAGCGTAGGTAAGGGGTCACTGCTGGGACCCTACGCGCATCTGCGACCCGAAGCCCGCTTGGACGAGGAAGTTCATGTGGGGAATTTTGTTGAGATCAAGAAGAGCCGGCTCGGCCGTGGCTCGAAGGCCAATCACCTCAGTTACATCGGTGATGCGCAGCTTGGCAGGGACGTGAACGTGGGCGCCGGGACCATCACTTGCAACTACGACGGCTACCAGAAGTACCCGACCATCATAGGAGACCGGGTGCAGATAGGCAGCGACACCCAGTTGGTGGCGCCGGTACGGCTGGGCAACGACAGCTACGTTGCTGCAGGCTCGACGGTGTCGAGCGACGTGGAAGACGGAGCGCTGGTGTTCAACGACAAGCCGCAGCGGGTGCGCAAGGGCTGGGTCGCGGGTTTTCGCCGCCGCATGAAGCGATTAAAGAAGGGAGGCGCTTCCTGA
- the glmS gene encoding glutamine--fructose-6-phosphate transaminase (isomerizing) translates to MCGIVGYVGSRPADEVLVAGLRKLEYRGYDSAGVATLNGGKIEVRRAVGKLDNLVAVLAENPVEGRSGIGHTRWATHGRPSEENAHPHRAGDVVLIHNGIIENYVELREQLREQGCEMQSETDTEVISHLVDLELKKSGDLLAAVRSTIELLDGSFAIVVMSAAEPGRLVAVKNATPVVIGLGEGESFVASDVPALLEYTRDVVFLEDGEVAELTTDGVSLSDFSGAEVTRKAQRITWDPVTARKGGYEHFLIKEIHEQPQAIIDTTRGRIAQESSRVALPELDAIADRLDGIKRATMVACGTAWHSCLVGKFIFERFARLPTEVDYGSEFRYRDPLVDEHTLAVVVSQSGETADTLAAMESARERGAPVLAVCNVVDSSIARKADAVIYTHAGPEISVASTKAFTTQLTALYLLGLYLGDRAGTVDRQLEDECIQALVQLPALVEKTLQCEAEVEKAARRFASASDLLFLGRGINYPIALEGALKLKEISYIHAEGYPAGEMKHGPIALIDENLPVVVLIPRDEVYEKTLSNLREVEARGGRIIAITDNADDDLRAVAECVITVPSTSTSLLPVLLTVPLQLLAYHVAVERGTDVDQPRNLAKSVTVE, encoded by the coding sequence GTGTGCGGCATTGTAGGTTACGTCGGCTCGAGACCAGCCGACGAGGTATTGGTAGCCGGCCTGCGTAAGCTCGAGTACCGAGGGTACGATTCAGCCGGGGTGGCGACGCTCAATGGCGGCAAAATAGAAGTACGCCGCGCCGTGGGCAAGCTCGATAACCTGGTGGCGGTACTGGCCGAGAACCCGGTGGAGGGCAGATCGGGCATCGGCCACACACGCTGGGCTACGCACGGGCGGCCGTCCGAAGAGAACGCGCATCCGCACCGCGCAGGTGACGTCGTTCTTATTCACAACGGCATAATCGAAAACTACGTCGAACTGCGCGAACAGCTGCGCGAGCAGGGTTGCGAGATGCAGTCCGAGACCGACACCGAGGTGATATCCCACCTGGTCGACCTCGAGCTCAAGAAATCAGGCGACCTGCTCGCGGCGGTCCGCTCGACGATAGAGCTTCTCGACGGTTCGTTTGCCATCGTGGTCATGTCGGCCGCTGAGCCCGGGCGGCTGGTGGCGGTAAAGAACGCCACGCCTGTGGTCATAGGGCTCGGAGAGGGCGAGAGCTTCGTGGCCTCCGACGTTCCCGCCCTGCTCGAGTACACCCGCGACGTGGTCTTTCTCGAAGACGGCGAGGTAGCTGAGCTGACCACCGATGGAGTATCGCTGTCGGATTTTTCGGGCGCGGAGGTCACCAGGAAAGCCCAGCGCATTACCTGGGATCCGGTCACGGCCCGCAAGGGCGGTTACGAGCATTTTCTCATCAAGGAGATACACGAGCAGCCGCAGGCCATCATCGACACTACCCGTGGGCGTATCGCCCAGGAGAGCAGTCGCGTGGCCCTGCCCGAACTCGATGCTATCGCCGACCGTCTCGACGGCATAAAGCGGGCGACCATGGTTGCCTGTGGCACAGCGTGGCACTCCTGCCTCGTGGGAAAGTTCATATTCGAGCGGTTCGCGAGGCTGCCCACCGAGGTGGATTACGGCAGCGAGTTTCGCTACCGCGATCCGCTGGTCGACGAACACACACTGGCGGTGGTGGTGTCGCAGTCAGGTGAAACGGCTGACACGCTGGCGGCAATGGAATCGGCACGCGAGCGCGGCGCGCCAGTGTTGGCGGTGTGCAACGTGGTCGACTCGTCCATCGCGCGCAAGGCCGACGCGGTCATCTACACCCACGCTGGCCCCGAGATCAGCGTTGCCAGTACCAAGGCGTTCACCACCCAACTCACGGCGTTGTACCTGCTGGGCCTCTACCTGGGCGACCGCGCGGGAACCGTTGATCGCCAGCTCGAGGACGAGTGCATACAGGCACTGGTGCAGCTGCCCGCGTTGGTAGAAAAAACGCTGCAGTGCGAGGCCGAGGTCGAAAAGGCGGCGCGTCGTTTCGCGTCGGCCTCCGACCTGCTCTTTCTCGGTCGCGGCATCAACTACCCCATAGCCCTCGAGGGTGCGCTCAAGCTCAAGGAGATTTCTTACATACACGCCGAGGGCTATCCCGCCGGTGAGATGAAGCACGGGCCCATCGCGCTGATAGACGAGAACCTCCCGGTGGTTGTGCTCATCCCGCGTGACGAGGTCTACGAGAAAACCCTGAGCAACCTGCGCGAGGTCGAGGCACGAGGTGGTCGTATTATTGCCATCACTGATAATGCCGACGACGACCTCAGGGCGGTGGCCGAGTGCGTGATAACCGTGCCCAGCACGAGCACGTCGTTGCTCCCGGTGCTGCTCACCGTGCCGCTGCAGTTGCTGGCCTACCACGTGGCCGTGGAACGCGGTACCGACGTGGACCAGCCGCGTAATCTCGCCAAGAGCGTCACCGTCGAGTAG
- the ribB gene encoding 3,4-dihydroxy-2-butanone-4-phosphate synthase yields MADNDTGQESGLAGGNSPVSSIEDAVEDIRLGRMIILVDDEDRENEGDIFVAADKVTPEHINFMMREARGLICLPLTASRADELGLRMMVPENTTPLGTGFTVSIDSRKCAGLGMTASDRALTIREAVREGATASDFLSPGHVFPLRARDGGVLVRTGQTEGSVDMSRLAGLSAAGVICEILNEDGTMARMPELVEFSHRHSIRIATIADLIQYRLQTESLVKRLASSRLPTRTAGEFEVHVYGSDVEDGEHVALVKGRIDPDKPVLVRTHAEYLPGDVFAYSHRNTGALLEASMRRIDEEGAGVVLYVRRHGRGAESLSAGSDGVVSTSPASRLAAFKDYGIGAQILRDLGVRRIRLLTNTPPRLPNLAGYGLEVVETVPIALPDDLGSGATTT; encoded by the coding sequence GTGGCCGATAACGACACAGGACAGGAAAGCGGGCTCGCCGGGGGCAACTCACCCGTCAGTTCGATAGAAGACGCGGTCGAGGACATACGCCTCGGGCGGATGATAATCCTCGTGGATGACGAGGACCGTGAGAACGAGGGTGACATCTTTGTCGCCGCCGACAAGGTGACGCCCGAGCACATCAATTTCATGATGCGCGAGGCCCGCGGGCTTATATGCCTGCCGCTGACCGCTTCGCGGGCCGACGAACTCGGGCTGCGCATGATGGTGCCCGAAAACACCACTCCGCTGGGCACCGGTTTCACGGTGTCGATAGACTCGCGCAAGTGCGCGGGACTGGGTATGACCGCGTCCGATCGAGCGCTTACCATCAGGGAGGCGGTGCGCGAGGGGGCCACGGCGTCTGATTTTTTGAGCCCGGGGCACGTGTTTCCGCTGCGCGCCCGCGACGGTGGCGTGCTGGTTCGCACCGGGCAGACCGAGGGGTCGGTGGACATGTCGCGCCTTGCCGGCTTGTCGGCGGCCGGTGTCATCTGCGAGATTCTCAACGAGGACGGCACCATGGCGCGCATGCCCGAGCTGGTGGAGTTCAGCCACCGTCACTCGATAAGGATAGCGACTATCGCCGACCTCATACAGTACAGGTTGCAGACCGAATCGCTGGTCAAGCGTCTCGCGTCGTCGCGGTTGCCCACGCGCACCGCCGGCGAGTTCGAGGTCCACGTGTATGGCAGCGACGTGGAAGACGGCGAGCACGTGGCCCTGGTCAAAGGCAGGATCGACCCCGACAAGCCGGTACTGGTGCGCACCCACGCCGAGTACCTGCCGGGCGACGTTTTTGCCTACAGCCACCGCAACACCGGTGCCCTGCTCGAGGCATCCATGCGACGCATCGACGAAGAGGGGGCGGGCGTGGTGCTGTACGTGAGGCGGCACGGGCGCGGTGCAGAGTCGCTGTCAGCTGGTAGCGACGGGGTCGTGTCGACCAGTCCAGCCAGCCGCCTGGCGGCGTTCAAGGACTACGGCATCGGCGCACAGATCCTGCGAGACCTGGGCGTGAGGCGCATAAGGCTGCTCACCAATACCCCGCCGAGGCTGCCCAACCTGGCCGGCTACGGTCTGGAAGTAGTTGAGACGGTGCCCATCGCCCTGCCCGACGATCTTGGCTCGGGCGCTACGACGACCTGA